The following proteins are co-located in the Flectobacillus major DSM 103 genome:
- a CDS encoding RagB/SusD family nutrient uptake outer membrane protein, with protein MNKIIYKLMRFGCALMCTTTFLSCTDILDQLPKDSLTGQTVWTDPQGAVQFVNAIYGQMPSGFDRNYQGWAKGLYLLDGASDDGDVGMPWTHSNELQTGNFLPSNVPWGETWGDYYSLVRKTNIALENLNSLKDEALRNRLLGETYFLRGFIYHELLRLYGMPSTGSEPTGVPLISKSLTLNDNFQLPRASYDEVVNFIIADLDKAASLLPKKGAIEAGRATSGAANALKSRVLLYAGRWQAAADAANKVINTDYTLFNDYRTLFLTKNNNEIVFAKKFQAPDKVHFGLNNGFDVVNSPPSIRGGSDAGWGGNVPTQNFVDSYDMIDGKPQAESPLYKATEPYANLDPRFEATVVHNGSTFRGRVIELFAGGADVTGRAEDTKTGYILRKFHEEQYVLYTKSSDQDWIFLRYAEVLLNYAEAKNEASGPDATVYSAINAIRKRAGIPDLVTGLSKDQMRAKIRNERRIELAFEEHRFFDIRRWKIAESLLNGPLYGMKMTKSGNTITYTRYAFETRGFPAKLYVLPIPQAEIDKNPAAKQIAGW; from the coding sequence ATGAACAAAATTATATATAAACTAATGCGATTTGGATGTGCACTTATGTGTACAACAACGTTTTTGAGCTGTACTGATATTCTCGACCAACTGCCTAAAGATTCTCTTACAGGCCAAACCGTATGGACCGACCCTCAAGGAGCTGTTCAATTTGTTAATGCTATTTATGGCCAAATGCCTTCGGGTTTCGACCGTAACTATCAAGGATGGGCCAAAGGACTTTATTTGCTTGATGGAGCCTCAGACGATGGCGACGTTGGTATGCCTTGGACTCACTCAAATGAGCTACAAACGGGTAATTTTTTGCCTTCTAATGTACCTTGGGGCGAAACATGGGGCGATTACTATAGTTTAGTAAGAAAAACTAATATTGCTCTTGAAAACCTTAATAGCCTAAAAGATGAGGCTCTTAGAAATCGTTTATTGGGTGAAACCTACTTTCTTCGAGGATTTATTTATCATGAACTTCTGAGGCTCTACGGAATGCCCTCAACGGGTAGCGAGCCTACAGGTGTACCGCTTATTAGCAAAAGTCTGACGCTCAACGATAATTTTCAGCTACCTCGTGCAAGCTATGATGAAGTAGTCAATTTTATTATCGCCGACCTCGACAAAGCGGCTTCGCTACTTCCTAAAAAAGGGGCCATTGAAGCTGGACGAGCAACTTCAGGAGCAGCAAATGCTCTAAAAAGCCGTGTCTTGCTATATGCTGGACGTTGGCAGGCAGCAGCCGATGCTGCCAATAAGGTTATTAATACTGATTATACGTTATTCAATGATTATAGAACATTGTTTTTAACCAAAAACAATAACGAAATCGTTTTTGCCAAAAAATTCCAAGCCCCAGACAAAGTTCATTTTGGCTTAAATAATGGATTCGATGTTGTCAATTCGCCCCCTTCTATCAGAGGTGGTAGCGATGCAGGATGGGGAGGTAATGTTCCTACTCAAAACTTTGTTGATTCTTATGATATGATTGATGGAAAGCCACAGGCTGAGTCTCCTTTGTACAAAGCTACCGAGCCTTATGCCAACCTCGACCCTCGTTTTGAAGCAACAGTTGTACACAATGGTTCTACTTTCCGTGGACGTGTTATAGAGCTATTTGCTGGCGGTGCCGATGTAACAGGTAGAGCCGAAGACACCAAAACAGGTTATATACTTCGTAAATTTCATGAAGAACAATACGTACTTTATACAAAAAGTAGTGACCAAGATTGGATTTTCCTTCGGTATGCCGAAGTTTTATTAAACTATGCCGAAGCCAAAAACGAAGCCTCTGGCCCAGATGCAACGGTGTACAGTGCCATTAATGCTATCAGAAAAAGAGCTGGAATACCTGATTTAGTAACAGGGCTTTCTAAAGACCAAATGCGTGCAAAAATCAGAAATGAACGTAGAATAGAATTGGCCTTTGAAGAACACCGTTTCTTCGATATCCGTAGATGGAAAATAGCAGAATCTTTACTCAACGGCCCTTTATATGGGATGAAAATGACTAAGTCGGGCAATACAATTACCTATACACGTTATGCTTTTGAAACAAGAGGTTTCCCTGCTAAGTTATACGTTTTGCCTATTCCTCAAGCTGAAATTGATAAAAACCCTGCCGCAAAACAAATCGCAGGATGGTAA
- a CDS encoding RNA polymerase sigma factor has translation MTNSLKSSQSLNEQMLWNNFRAGDEVAFTQLSKQFYKTLVHYGGKFTSNNQIIEDAIQDLLIKLWLRRSSLNEVESVKFYLLKAFRNQLFKTLQTFKAIPLEENFNDTLFEDSSETSLIENEAFNSIHQKVSCSLQQLPERQREILYLRFYQDLRVEEIALLLQIKPQSVSNIIQRALIKLRENWEIIIPFLCWICS, from the coding sequence ATGACCAACTCTCTTAAAAGCTCACAATCACTAAATGAACAAATGCTCTGGAACAACTTTAGAGCAGGCGATGAAGTGGCTTTTACTCAGCTCTCTAAACAGTTCTACAAAACGTTGGTTCATTATGGCGGTAAATTCACTTCTAATAACCAGATTATAGAAGATGCCATTCAGGATTTACTCATCAAACTCTGGCTTCGTCGTAGCTCGCTAAATGAAGTTGAATCAGTAAAGTTTTATCTGCTCAAAGCTTTTAGAAATCAACTATTCAAAACACTCCAAACGTTCAAGGCTATTCCGCTTGAAGAAAATTTCAATGATACGCTCTTTGAAGATTCGTCAGAAACCTCGCTGATAGAAAATGAGGCTTTCAATAGTATTCATCAGAAGGTGTCTTGCTCGCTACAACAGTTGCCCGAAAGGCAACGAGAAATCCTCTATCTACGATTTTATCAAGACCTTCGGGTTGAGGAAATCGCTCTACTGCTTCAAATCAAACCGCAATCGGTAAGTAATATCATCCAAAGAGCCCTAATCAAACTCCGTGAAAACTGGGAAATAATCATTCCTTTTCTATGCTGGATATGCAGCTAA
- a CDS encoding FecR family protein: MNTKTTFEELLNDPSFRKWVYENRHQNEVFWDKWSEANFVKPEVLQQLRSLLLNLEGKPIELNNEYIDNQVTRALSIAKEREREENLPIKDEQAAVIAVYKYWAIAASVLLVLGIWWFFNEKKTSTAQEISFEEHLTQSHNKEHFTEINNNTQLNKLVVLPDGSTIVLHKGSRLKYYDSFNAQKREVFLLGEAFFEVTKNTQKPFLVFTKDIVTKVLGTSFTIKAFDDLEEVKVMVKTGRVAVITQNTLGSIQQLDDKELSGVVLTANQQIIYQRNDNTLSKTEIQAPPTALALKNEAQSLVFDATPVSEVFTKLEKEYGIDIVFDEQVMSKCTITAKLGTEPLNEKIKWICTIIDASYEITDGQIIISGKPCN; the protein is encoded by the coding sequence ATGAACACAAAAACAACTTTTGAAGAATTACTCAATGACCCTTCTTTTAGAAAATGGGTTTATGAAAATCGTCATCAAAATGAGGTTTTCTGGGATAAATGGTCAGAAGCCAACTTCGTTAAGCCCGAAGTGTTACAACAACTACGTTCTTTGCTACTGAATTTGGAAGGTAAACCCATCGAGCTAAATAACGAATACATCGACAATCAGGTTACTAGAGCTTTGTCGATAGCCAAAGAACGTGAACGTGAGGAAAACTTGCCCATAAAAGACGAGCAAGCAGCGGTTATAGCTGTATATAAATATTGGGCAATAGCAGCATCTGTATTGCTTGTATTGGGAATATGGTGGTTTTTCAACGAAAAAAAAACCTCCACAGCTCAAGAAATAAGCTTTGAAGAGCATTTAACCCAATCGCATAACAAAGAGCATTTTACCGAGATTAACAATAATACACAACTCAACAAACTGGTTGTACTGCCCGATGGCAGTACTATTGTATTGCATAAAGGAAGCCGCCTAAAATACTATGATTCATTCAATGCTCAAAAGCGAGAGGTTTTTTTGTTGGGTGAAGCTTTTTTTGAAGTAACCAAAAATACACAAAAGCCTTTCTTGGTATTTACCAAAGATATTGTCACCAAGGTACTAGGAACAAGTTTTACCATTAAAGCTTTCGATGATTTGGAAGAAGTCAAGGTGATGGTAAAAACAGGAAGAGTAGCCGTAATAACACAAAATACGCTTGGCTCGATTCAGCAGCTCGATGACAAAGAACTTTCAGGTGTTGTACTAACAGCTAATCAGCAAATAATTTATCAACGCAATGACAATACCTTGTCAAAAACTGAAATACAAGCTCCGCCTACAGCTTTGGCACTTAAAAATGAAGCTCAGTCGCTTGTATTTGATGCAACGCCAGTCAGCGAGGTATTTACAAAGCTGGAAAAAGAATACGGAATAGATATTGTATTCGACGAGCAAGTCATGAGCAAATGTACTATCACCGCTAAATTGGGTACAGAACCTTTGAATGAAAAAATTAAATGGATTTGTACGATTATAGATGCCAGCTATGAAATAACAGATGGCCAAATTATTATTTCGGGAAAACCCTGTAACTAA
- a CDS encoding CopD family protein translates to MDYNHIKAIHIIFVVSWFAGLFYLPRLFVYHTEANDKPDLERKIIQEQFQKMEKILFNAIMIPAMWLTLLTGATMVYWSWWDTFSVHGWLHLKLGFVAVLLLYHLVCRQIIKELRVNKFRFTGFQLRLYNEIATILLFAIVFLVVLKNTVDWLWGIAGLMIFAVLIMSAVKIVKSIREKKKA, encoded by the coding sequence ATGGACTATAACCATATCAAAGCCATTCATATTATTTTTGTGGTTAGCTGGTTTGCTGGCTTGTTTTATTTGCCAAGGCTGTTTGTGTATCATACCGAAGCCAACGATAAGCCCGATTTAGAAAGAAAAATTATTCAAGAGCAGTTTCAAAAAATGGAAAAAATCTTGTTTAATGCAATTATGATTCCAGCGATGTGGCTAACATTGTTAACGGGTGCTACAATGGTATATTGGTCTTGGTGGGATACCTTTTCGGTACACGGGTGGTTGCACCTTAAATTGGGGTTTGTGGCGGTATTGCTGTTATATCACTTGGTATGTAGGCAAATTATCAAGGAATTGCGAGTAAACAAATTTAGATTTACTGGATTTCAGTTACGCTTGTATAATGAAATAGCTACTATTTTGTTATTTGCTATAGTGTTTTTGGTAGTCCTAAAAAATACGGTAGATTGGCTTTGGGGAATAGCGGGATTAATGATTTTTGCGGTACTAATTATGTCGGCGGTAAAAATAGTAAAGTCTATTCGTGAAAAGAAAAAAGCATAA
- a CDS encoding VCBS repeat-containing protein has product MIQRLTLFTVLFLCYACKPSSDETLFHLVKPTDSGITFVNDIQENEQLNILEYQYLYNGGGVAVGDVNNDGLPDIYFSGNMVFNKLYLNKGKSDKVAFQFEDITDVAGVAGRKKWKTGVSMVDINADGKLDIYVCYSGSGTKEERSNELYINTGNKNGVPVFVESAAQYGLDAVGTFTTQVAFFDMDKDGDLDMFMVNHAEMFYNAFFNTERLRKTRHPQFGNRLYRNDNGYFNDISDEAGINGSGLNFGLSVAIGDINNDDWPDLYVTNDYNEQDFLYLNLKNGHFAEILKKSIGHISKFSMGSDIVDFNNDQQADIVSLDMLPEDNRRQKLLKGPDEYDNYQLLVDSGFHHQNMRNMLQLNVGNNTEGIPQFSEIGQLAGISNTDWSWSPLACDLDNDGYKDLYITNGYLRDFTNMDFLKYTYQEESDKARALGQKLNTWKLIQEMSSTKVSNYCFLNKNTSNGLAFQNITEKWGLSEPSISTGAAYADLDNDGDLDLIVNNSNAPAMLFENKSRQIAKNHYLTINLRDTGLNHFALGAKVILKTAHSSQMQELYPSHGFQSSVEPSLHFGLGQDSIVKSLQIRWVNGQTTELYNLKADTLLTVHSNTAKHLLAVPALPTRPLLSDFSLLSNIPYIHQEVPYVDFKHQSLLPYQVSKIGPFLAKGDVNGDGLEDIFVGGNQVQAGELYIQKGNGQFQKATSQPWTSQTLSKDMGVAFFDADNDGDLDLFVVRGGTEFAAHDKVYQDHLFINNGQGVFTKNNDALPDLTSNGSCIATADYDKDGDIDIFIGGRSMPNSFPEADFCYLLRNESKNGKVTFQYASEQKETTLRRPGIVNTAAWVDLNHDGWLDLVIAGEFMPITIYENHRGQLMNATTKYGMNNTNGFWAKVVVEDMDNDGDLDIIAGNLGQNTQFRASEKEPISLCYGDFDQNGTIEPLICYYIQGKSYPLASLDELANQFPSVRKKFLKYKDYAEATLNELLSPEQLKDAKTLKINTLNSTYFENTGNGQFVAKALPLAAQISLVSSIVIEDFDKDGKKDILLGGNFYPWRVQLGRNDASMGAVLLGNGKGLFRPIPYQTSGFMLNGDVRDLIVVKTGNQSRMMIFARNAGKVGVLK; this is encoded by the coding sequence ATGATACAGCGATTAACCCTTTTTACAGTACTTTTTCTTTGCTATGCTTGCAAGCCTTCATCGGATGAAACCCTTTTTCATTTGGTCAAACCCACCGACTCTGGAATAACATTTGTCAATGATATTCAAGAAAATGAACAATTAAATATTCTAGAATACCAATATCTATACAATGGTGGCGGTGTGGCAGTGGGCGACGTCAACAATGATGGTTTGCCCGATATTTATTTTTCGGGTAATATGGTTTTCAATAAGCTGTATCTCAATAAGGGTAAATCCGACAAGGTAGCTTTTCAGTTTGAAGATATTACTGATGTAGCTGGTGTAGCTGGCCGAAAAAAATGGAAAACGGGCGTAAGTATGGTAGATATCAATGCCGATGGCAAACTGGATATTTATGTTTGTTATTCTGGCTCTGGAACAAAAGAAGAACGCAGCAATGAATTATATATCAATACTGGCAACAAAAATGGTGTCCCAGTTTTTGTAGAAAGTGCTGCCCAATATGGGCTCGATGCCGTAGGCACTTTTACAACTCAGGTAGCTTTTTTCGATATGGACAAAGATGGCGACCTCGATATGTTTATGGTCAATCATGCCGAAATGTTTTATAATGCTTTTTTCAATACCGAACGGCTCCGCAAAACACGACACCCTCAGTTTGGCAATAGGCTCTACCGAAACGACAATGGATATTTTAACGATATTAGCGACGAAGCGGGTATCAATGGCAGTGGTTTGAACTTTGGGTTGAGTGTGGCTATTGGCGACATCAATAACGACGATTGGCCAGACCTTTACGTAACAAACGATTATAACGAGCAAGATTTTTTATACCTAAATCTCAAAAATGGACATTTTGCCGAAATACTCAAAAAAAGTATCGGACATATCTCTAAGTTTTCGATGGGGTCAGATATTGTTGATTTTAACAATGATCAACAAGCCGATATTGTTTCGTTAGATATGCTTCCTGAAGACAATCGCAGACAGAAATTGCTGAAAGGCCCCGACGAATACGACAATTACCAATTATTGGTTGATAGTGGCTTTCATCACCAAAATATGCGTAATATGTTACAACTGAATGTTGGCAATAATACCGAAGGTATTCCTCAGTTTAGTGAAATTGGGCAGTTGGCGGGTATCTCCAACACCGACTGGAGCTGGAGTCCGCTGGCTTGCGATTTGGATAACGATGGCTATAAAGACCTTTATATTACCAATGGCTACCTCCGTGATTTCACCAATATGGATTTTCTGAAATACACTTATCAGGAAGAATCTGACAAAGCTCGTGCTTTAGGGCAAAAACTAAACACTTGGAAACTGATTCAGGAAATGTCCAGTACCAAAGTAAGCAACTATTGTTTTTTGAATAAAAATACTAGCAATGGCCTTGCTTTTCAGAATATTACCGAAAAATGGGGGCTTTCCGAACCCTCCATTAGTACTGGTGCCGCATACGCTGATTTAGATAACGATGGCGATTTAGACCTAATTGTGAATAATAGCAATGCTCCTGCTATGCTATTTGAAAATAAAAGCAGGCAAATAGCCAAAAATCACTATTTGACGATAAACCTAAGAGACACTGGTCTGAACCATTTTGCATTGGGAGCAAAAGTTATTTTGAAAACAGCTCATTCATCCCAAATGCAGGAACTTTACCCTTCTCATGGTTTTCAGAGTAGTGTAGAACCTTCTTTACATTTTGGTTTGGGCCAAGATTCTATTGTAAAATCGTTGCAAATTCGCTGGGTAAATGGCCAAACAACCGAACTATACAACCTCAAAGCTGACACTTTATTAACGGTTCATAGTAATACGGCCAAACACCTCCTAGCAGTTCCGGCTCTGCCAACACGGCCTTTATTGTCTGACTTCAGTTTGCTGTCTAACATACCTTATATCCATCAAGAAGTACCTTATGTCGACTTTAAGCATCAATCTCTTTTGCCCTATCAGGTATCTAAAATAGGGCCTTTTTTAGCAAAAGGCGATGTCAATGGCGATGGCCTAGAAGATATTTTTGTGGGAGGAAATCAGGTACAGGCAGGCGAGTTGTATATCCAGAAAGGCAATGGACAATTTCAAAAGGCAACCTCACAGCCTTGGACTAGTCAAACTCTTAGTAAAGATATGGGCGTAGCATTTTTCGATGCCGATAACGATGGCGATTTAGACCTATTTGTTGTACGAGGAGGCACTGAATTTGCGGCTCACGACAAAGTATATCAAGACCACCTATTTATTAATAATGGACAAGGGGTATTTACAAAAAACAATGATGCTCTGCCCGACCTAACTAGCAATGGTAGCTGTATTGCCACTGCCGACTATGACAAAGATGGCGATATTGATATTTTTATTGGAGGACGCTCGATGCCCAACAGCTTTCCTGAAGCCGATTTTTGTTATTTATTGAGAAATGAGAGTAAAAATGGAAAAGTAACGTTCCAATATGCCTCTGAGCAAAAAGAAACTACCTTACGCCGACCAGGTATTGTAAATACTGCAGCTTGGGTAGACCTCAACCACGACGGTTGGCTAGATTTGGTTATTGCAGGCGAATTTATGCCTATTACTATTTACGAAAACCACCGAGGGCAGTTGATGAATGCTACCACAAAATATGGCATGAATAATACCAATGGTTTTTGGGCAAAAGTAGTTGTCGAAGATATGGACAACGATGGCGACTTGGACATCATTGCAGGAAATTTGGGACAAAATACGCAGTTCCGAGCTTCCGAAAAAGAGCCGATTAGTCTTTGTTATGGCGATTTTGACCAGAATGGCACTATCGAACCCTTAATTTGCTATTATATTCAGGGAAAAAGTTATCCGCTAGCTTCTCTCGACGAACTGGCCAATCAATTTCCTTCTGTTAGGAAAAAGTTTTTGAAATATAAAGATTACGCTGAGGCTACATTAAACGAACTTCTTTCACCAGAACAACTCAAAGATGCTAAAACCCTCAAAATAAACACATTAAACTCTACCTATTTTGAAAATACAGGTAATGGACAATTTGTAGCCAAAGCCTTGCCATTAGCAGCACAAATATCGCTGGTATCAAGTATCGTAATTGAAGATTTTGATAAGGATGGCAAAAAAGATATACTCCTTGGAGGTAATTTTTATCCTTGGCGTGTACAGTTAGGCCGCAACGATGCCTCAATGGGAGCCGTTCTTTTGGGTAATGGCAAAGGGTTGTTTAGACCTATTCCTTATCAAACTTCCGGCTTTATGCTCAATGGCGATGTTCGGGATCTGATTGTCGTAAAAACAGGTAATCAATCAAGAATGATGATTTTTGCACGAAATGCTGGTAAAGTTGGGGTTTTGAAATAA
- a CDS encoding TonB-dependent receptor yields MKKKLPSYQILRKIMKISLLQIALSVLCMSFSLAHDTKAQDLLNKKVTLHLKKDEVEDVLQKIEKIVGINFMYSPELIDSKRRVSIDAEDRPLAEVLTDLLSPLSINYEVSGQQILLKRKNRSSTETKVSIYPKEEIIEQAITGTVTDDKGEGLVGVSIQIKGTTRGTTTDPNGKFRISIPNEDVVLVFTSVGYLKAEVAVGKQTSLNVVLKADIGNLDEVVVVGYGTQKKSTIAGAVSDVSQKAIASNPSPNLSNSLVGQAAGIIATQRSGEPGKDASNILIRGIGTIGDSSPIYVIDGIVRSSSDFAQLNSSEIQSFSILKDAASAAVFGIRAGNGVILVTTKRGAEGKMQIDFTANVGVQERTRNPEFLNSYEYAMLYNEALANDGKQPMYSQNDLEKYRTHSSPDTHPDSDWFSVLKKSAMVRNYSISATGGSDKVRYATSAGYLKQDGIIPSNDFNRYNFRSNIDANVTSTTKLSFDLSGRDEKTNNVASEEVFRWMSGIPPNRTPIKWSNGEYSNGPSYLTLPENGYRKRNIQAFRGRMELEQQLPFLKGLSIKAIASYDKTFTDNKNWTYTKIPFYNRVSDGSFVEADKGPTSLVQNHLDEQAVTLESHLNYKTTIGKSNFTGLLLYTQTKQAWNYLNASREGYTLAIDEINFGAAANRNNSGYSGSSGRQGIVGRINWAYDDKYVLETSFRADGSEQFAEGKRWGFFPSFSAGYVVSQEPFLKNSSLVDFLKLRASYGILGNDRLGDQRFLYLQSYYVSGSAVFGNANIQPAIVEGRLSNPDVTWETVKKLNVGIDATFLKGKLTAVVDYFFDKRSDILASRNLSVPSLLGIGLPVENLAKVNNKGVEVTLGHTNRLTRDLRYSMSANLTYAKNEIVFIDEAASVNPNIRRTGLSLNTQYGYRAIGLFQSQQEVDAAPKQLGNTGPGDIRYEDINKDGIINDLDRVAIGKSNTPEIIFGFNGSLHYKNFDFTFLFQGATNVNQYYEGEGAWPFFVGSGALKANLDRWTPSNPNASEPRVLIDPTNLNHAGSSFWMRDASYLRLKNIELAYNLPVDALKLGGFIKGMRIYVNANNVATWSKIQNYDPENASGRGWDYPQFRIWNAGVNFKF; encoded by the coding sequence ATGAAAAAAAAATTGCCATCGTATCAAATTTTACGAAAAATCATGAAAATCAGTTTATTGCAAATTGCTTTATCTGTTTTGTGTATGAGTTTCTCATTGGCACACGACACTAAAGCACAAGATTTGCTGAACAAGAAGGTGACACTGCATCTGAAAAAAGATGAGGTAGAAGATGTCTTGCAAAAAATTGAAAAAATTGTAGGTATCAATTTTATGTATAGTCCAGAGTTGATCGACTCGAAAAGAAGGGTATCTATTGATGCTGAAGACAGACCTTTAGCAGAAGTTCTTACCGACCTTTTGTCGCCACTAAGTATCAATTATGAAGTTTCGGGACAACAGATTCTTTTGAAAAGGAAAAATCGGTCCTCTACCGAAACCAAAGTCAGTATTTATCCCAAAGAAGAAATTATCGAGCAGGCCATCACAGGTACAGTAACCGACGATAAAGGCGAGGGGCTCGTTGGTGTAAGTATCCAGATTAAAGGAACGACTCGTGGAACAACAACCGACCCCAATGGAAAATTCAGAATCAGTATTCCTAATGAAGATGTCGTACTGGTTTTTACCTCTGTAGGATACCTCAAAGCAGAAGTGGCTGTTGGTAAGCAAACATCACTGAATGTTGTATTAAAAGCCGATATTGGTAACCTCGATGAAGTAGTAGTAGTAGGTTATGGTACTCAAAAGAAAAGTACGATAGCTGGGGCGGTATCGGATGTAAGTCAAAAAGCCATTGCTAGTAATCCTTCTCCCAACCTAAGCAACTCTTTGGTTGGGCAGGCAGCGGGTATTATCGCTACACAGCGTTCGGGCGAGCCAGGCAAAGACGCATCCAATATTTTGATTAGGGGTATTGGTACAATTGGTGATTCATCGCCAATCTATGTAATTGATGGGATTGTGCGTTCGTCAAGCGATTTTGCACAGCTCAATTCTAGCGAAATCCAATCTTTTTCTATTTTAAAAGATGCAGCTAGTGCGGCCGTATTTGGTATTCGTGCTGGTAACGGGGTTATTCTTGTTACTACCAAAAGAGGAGCAGAGGGCAAAATGCAAATTGATTTTACAGCTAATGTTGGTGTACAAGAGCGAACACGCAATCCTGAGTTTTTGAATTCTTACGAATACGCTATGCTTTACAACGAAGCCTTGGCCAACGATGGCAAACAACCTATGTATTCGCAAAACGACCTAGAAAAATACCGCACTCACTCAAGCCCAGACACACACCCTGATTCTGACTGGTTTTCGGTTCTTAAAAAATCAGCCATGGTTCGTAACTATTCTATTTCGGCTACTGGTGGCTCAGATAAGGTACGATATGCTACTTCGGCGGGATATTTAAAACAAGATGGTATTATTCCTTCTAATGACTTTAATCGATACAACTTTAGGTCAAATATAGATGCCAACGTTACTAGTACAACCAAGCTTTCGTTTGATTTGTCGGGCAGAGATGAAAAAACTAACAACGTGGCCTCGGAAGAAGTTTTTAGATGGATGTCGGGTATTCCACCTAATAGAACACCTATCAAGTGGTCGAATGGCGAATATTCTAATGGCCCATCGTATTTGACACTACCCGAAAATGGCTATAGAAAAAGAAATATCCAAGCATTTCGTGGGCGTATGGAATTAGAACAACAATTGCCATTTCTTAAAGGACTTTCTATCAAAGCTATTGCTTCTTATGATAAAACATTTACTGATAATAAAAACTGGACTTATACCAAAATCCCTTTTTATAACAGGGTGTCTGATGGCTCTTTTGTAGAAGCTGACAAAGGCCCTACATCGTTAGTACAAAATCATTTAGATGAACAGGCTGTTACTTTGGAGTCGCACCTAAACTATAAAACAACCATTGGTAAAAGCAATTTTACGGGTTTACTATTATATACTCAAACCAAACAGGCTTGGAATTATTTGAATGCTTCTCGTGAAGGCTATACCCTAGCCATCGACGAAATTAACTTTGGTGCTGCCGCCAACCGCAACAATAGTGGCTATTCGGGTAGTAGTGGCCGACAAGGTATTGTTGGTAGAATTAACTGGGCTTATGATGACAAATACGTGCTAGAAACAAGTTTTAGAGCCGACGGTTCAGAGCAATTTGCAGAAGGCAAAAGGTGGGGGTTTTTTCCTTCTTTTTCAGCGGGCTATGTAGTTTCACAAGAACCTTTTTTAAAAAACTCTTCTTTAGTTGATTTCTTAAAACTACGTGCCTCTTATGGTATTCTTGGAAATGACAGACTAGGCGACCAACGTTTCTTGTATTTGCAATCATATTATGTAAGTGGTTCGGCAGTTTTTGGTAATGCCAATATACAACCAGCTATTGTTGAAGGTAGGTTATCGAACCCCGATGTAACTTGGGAAACGGTCAAAAAACTTAATGTAGGCATCGATGCTACTTTCTTGAAAGGAAAACTTACAGCCGTTGTAGATTACTTTTTCGACAAAAGAAGTGATATTCTTGCTTCAAGAAACCTTTCTGTACCAAGCCTTCTTGGTATTGGCTTACCTGTCGAAAACTTAGCCAAAGTAAACAACAAAGGAGTAGAAGTTACACTTGGCCATACCAATAGGCTTACAAGAGATTTACGATATTCGATGAGTGCCAATTTGACGTATGCCAAAAATGAAATTGTCTTTATTGATGAAGCGGCTTCTGTCAACCCAAATATCAGAAGAACAGGCTTATCGCTCAATACACAATATGGCTACAGAGCAATCGGATTATTCCAGTCTCAGCAGGAAGTAGACGCTGCCCCTAAGCAACTCGGCAATACTGGCCCTGGCGATATTCGCTATGAAGATATTAACAAAGATGGTATAATCAATGATCTTGATAGAGTGGCTATCGGAAAATCAAATACGCCGGAAATTATCTTTGGTTTTAACGGAAGCTTACACTACAAAAACTTTGATTTCACTTTCTTGTTTCAGGGGGCTACCAATGTCAACCAATACTATGAAGGAGAAGGGGCTTGGCCGTTCTTTGTAGGCTCAGGTGCATTGAAAGCAAACTTAGACCGCTGGACTCCATCAAACCCTAATGCTAGCGAGCCTCGTGTTTTGATTGACCCAACCAACCTTAATCATGCTGGTTCTTCTTTTTGGATGAGAGATGCGTCTTATTTGCGTCTCAAAAATATAGAATTAGCCTATAACCTCCCTGTAGATGCCCTAAAATTAGGGGGTTTTATTAAGGGAATGCGTATTTATGTAAATGCTAATAACGTAGCGACATGGTCAAAAATCCAAAATTATGACCCTGAAAATGCCAGTGGTAGAGGATGGGACTATCCCCAATTTAGAATTTGGAATGCTGGTGTAAACTTTAAATTTTAA